GATCCTTTTTCCCAGGCATTCCTTGCAGCCATCAGCCCTGCAGGAGATGCCCCTACTACAATAATATCTGCATCCATTTTTCTCTACCTTTTTACCAGAGAATGGAGGTGTATACCCCTGCGTAAATGCACAGCACGACATCCAGAATCATTGATCCGAACATAATCGCTCTGTAATTTGAACCATTAAGGAAAAGTGTGCCGCCTCTCTCCGGAGTAGGATGTTTAATAAAATCAAGACATTGGGCAAGCATCCAGAGTCCCGAAGCAAGGGCTCCTGCAAAATACACAGGTCCGAGCTGAGCTGACCACCCTATTATCAAGGAAGCGATAACTCCCACAACCCACCAGAAGGTAACAAATCTGGCAGTAAAGGGAATTCCGAAGGTCACTGGCAGAGTAGGTGCACCTTTCAATCTGTCCCCTTCCACATCTCTGGAAACTCCTCCGAGGGTAAAAGCCCAATCAGTAACGCATATCATTAGCCCGAAGCAAATAGCTGGCAGAGGGAGAATCACCCCATCATTACCTTTCAAGATTCCTGCAGGGTCAAAGGCAAGCCAGACACCGATAGGCACCAGCCCGTAGGAAATACCCACTGGTAGGAAGCTGAGAAAGGTATTTCTTTTTGCAAATGCCGAGTAGATAGTTATAGTTCCAGCTGCAATAAAAAGGACAATAAGAGACTCAGGATTGAGATAAGCAGCCGCGGCGCCAGCAATTCCTAATAAAAAGAGGGCATAAGCGAGTGCAGAATTCTTTGAAACTCTGGATGAAGGCAGAGGTCGACCAGGCAGGTTGATTGTATCGATGTCAATATCGCAGCAATCATTGAATACGTATGAACTTGTAATAGCTGCAAAGCCGCCTATTACTGCAATCATAAAGGGAAGAAACTCAGGAAGCCCCCCGGTCGCCAGATAGGAAGCAAGGATTGCACTCGAGGCAGGTAGGGTAAGGTCCATGTAGTAGAGTTCAGGTCTCAACAGCTGCAGATAGGGACTGAGTTCGCCAATTCTTGCTGTAAGGGACAATAGTTTCACCTAAATTTTTCAAATTTATACAGGAATTTTTGTATCAAAACTTTGCATTCTGATTTTTCCTTGCTCAAAAGGTTCTTTGCAGATAATTCTATAAAGGTTTGCACTTCAAAAAAGTTTTCTTTTTAACTTTTTGAGATGGATTTTGATTCGAAGAAGTCTCAAAGACTTACGAATTTCCGACGCCGTTAATGAACCCTTCAATATTATTCTTCTCTCCAGTCTTCTCTGTATACCAGTTTTGCTTTTTTGTTTATCTCGTCAATCAGTGGGTGACTGAACTCCTTCTCGCAGATAAAAGTAAACTCAGCCTGCGGGTTCAGTTCTATCAGTTTAAGGGTGTTTGAAAGAGCTGTGGTAAGAGCCTCATAATCCGGGAATTTCGGGACTTCGGCATTGAAGGGATACACTTCTTCCATTTCGGCAGGAAATGCCCCGAAAGGCGCTTTGAATATAAGAATCTGATCATAATCCTTCTCTCCTTTTACAGGGGTCGTTCGAATTATTACTGAGCCTTCCAGGTTGAACCTATCCAGCCGTTTTCCAAAGCGAAGAACTTCGGGACGGGAAGCGGATTCTGGCCCGCAGTAGAAGAAAGTGCCTTTTGTAGCCGGATCAAGTTGCTCAAGCCAGGGAGAATGGCTATAAAGTTCTTTTAACCCATCAAGAAGTTTCGGGTGGGCACGGCAGCGCTGCTCCACAAGTTCGAGCAGTTTTCCATCTTTTATACATTGTTTAATCAGCCGGATCTCAGCAAAGGTCGCGTAAAGGTTATGCCTTGCCAAGAGTTCTTCCCGGTTGTCGGCTTTTCTCAGTTCGTCGGCACTGTACCTTGAACAGACCGGACAGGAGCAGGGTAGATAATTTAATTTTTCAACATGGTAAGTCCCGTTTACAGTAATATAGCGCCCATCCTTGGCGTAAAGGGCGTAAGCTGCAGAATCAAAAAGATCACAGCCCAGGGCTACTGCAAGGGCAAACATCATAGGATGACCTGCCCCGAAGAGATGGACTGGAGAAGCTGGAGAAAGCCCCCTTTTGGATGCGGCGATCACGTCAACAAGTTCTGTGTAACGGTAGGCTTCCATGAGCGGAACAACGGCACCCAGGGGATAAACTTCAAAATGAAGATCTTTAAGGTAGGAAGCAGCTTTCTCCCTTAATTCAGGATAAGTCGAACCCTGGACCGGTCCTGCCAGAAGCTGCTCGCCCTGAATAAGCCTGCGGGCTGCCTCAAGCCGTTCGGCTGTGACCGCAAGTTCTTCTTCAGCCCTCCTGAAGTGAACATCAGGAGGCGTCGGGATATCCAGCGGGACAATTATATCGCTTCCTATTTTTTGCTGGAACTCGAGAATCTCTTCATTCGTAACCTCCACCGACCCGTATACAGAAAGCTGGAAAGAGCCCGAATCCGTCATGATGGGTCCGTCAAAGTCCAGGAGTCCGTGTAGCCCTTTTTCAAGGGCAACACTTCTCAGTTCTTCCTTGCGGTAGATAATGTAAGAATTGGTAATCAGGATCTCTGCCCCGAAGTTTCGCATTTCCTTCGGGGGGATAAGCTGAATGTTTGGATTAATCACAGGCATGACGGTAGGTGTCTCAACAGTCCCATGGGGAGTCCTGAGCCTGCCTATCCTGCCGCCTGCGTCTTTACCAAGAATTTCGAATATTGCTGACATGCCGGGGTTATACATGCCGCTCAGATATATTTATCTTTGGGAATTTAATCTTCTTTAGCTCGCGGCATGGCAATAATTTCCCGAACCTGTAGGGAGAAGAAATCTATGCTGTGGGCTGGCCTGAGGACAAGAGCTACATCTGCACCCTGTCTTGTGCCTCCTATAGCTATAATCTCTGTGTTGTCGGAAACAGGGATATAACCTGAATCTGCCGCCATAATTGCGACCTCAATAGCTACTTTAAAACCTTTTCCGAAGAGAGATCTGAGGGTATCAGAAATTACTTCTGCTCGTGAATAACCACCAAATTTCTTTGTTATGGAGCGCTCAATTCCGGAAAACATATGAGATTGAGTGGCGATTACCGCCCCAAGAGCTTCGAGTTTCTTTTTGTATTCTTCTTCCACTTCCCATTTGCCTTTTTCTTTCTGACCGTACTGGTGGCTTATTCCAATAACTTTTATACCACTCCCTTTTACTGCTTCTGCCATTTTCAATGCGGTTTTTCCGCTGGTGCTTGCCACCACAATATGGGAGATTTGAAGTTCTGCAGCCCTTTTTGCTGCCGCTTCAATAACGGCTTCTGTATTCTGTTCCCCTACGTTGTCAAAATAAAGAATGGATTTTTCCATGCTTTTCCCTCCTGTATTTGAACTTTTTTCCCTTCCATGAGTTCTTTTACGGTTCTTTCTATCTATTATTATTCTTATCGATTTACCTTTATAGAATAGAATCTCGGTCAAGCCTTCCATTGGAGAAAAAACTGAATTTATTATCTGGACATCTGAATTATTTATTCCTGTAAGGAGAAAAGATATATAACAAAAGGATTCTCTCTTATCAAAAAGGGTTATGGCGTTTGGAAACCTGGGGTTGTTGTGAATTTCAGTTAGGGTATATGTAGGAATAGTGCAAAACCCGGTCTTTAGAGAAACTTGTTTATTTAGGATTAGATTAGATATAATCTAGGGGTTTTATTCGCCGAGGTGGTTATTTGTCAAGTACAGATTACGACAACAATGATGTGAGAATTATTACAAAACCTGTGAGATCAAAAAATCCTGTTCTGATTGAAGGTTTTCCTGGAATCGGGCTTGTGGGGAATATTGCAAGTCAGCATATAATAGAAGAATTGAGAATGGAATATATCGGCTCTATTGACTCAAGGTATTTCCCCTCAATTGCGGTGCTTTATGAGGGGCTTATAAATATGCCTGTGAGGATTTACGAGAAAGTGGAACATAACCTGATTGTTGTAATCTCCGATATTCCTATCAGTCATACTGTTTCCTACGATGTTAGTAATGCTCTGGTGGACTGGGCTGAGTCCATAAACGTAAGGGAAATCGCTTCCATCGCAGGAATTGCCATATTGAACGGGGGGCATAAAGTCTTCGGGGCAGCCACCACTCCAGAAATGTTGGATAGAATCAGGGACAAGGTAGAAATTTTCCAAATGGGAACAATTTCCGGGATATCGGGCAGCGTGATGGCTGAATGTTTGCAACGTGGAATTCCTGCATTTAGTCTACTTGGCGCTACCAGAACCCAGAATCCTGATCCAAGGGCTGCTTCTGCTGTTATTGAGGTCTTAAATGAACTCTATGGATTTTCAATAAGTACGGCTCGGCTCATAGAGCAGGCTGAGCGTATAGAGACCGAACTCCAGAGGCTTGCTGAAGAGGTTCAGACTGTTGAGCAGAAAGGAGAAGTAAGGAAGGAGTTCCCAATGTACGGGTGATCTCATGGAGTACATCGCGTTAACAGGAATTGCTGATTCTCTTATTGAGGTTCTGAAGAGACATCATCTCAGAACTCTTGAGATTCGGAGTCCACAAAACTTCGTAGGAGTACTCGGGCTTAACGCAGGAGACAGTGTTCTCTTGACCTCTACCAGCCTCCAAGATCTCACGGATGGGACTCAGGGTCTCATAGCAAAAGTCTTGCAGAAACAGGTTTCAGTCCATTCTGTTGTCAGTTCGAACGAACTCTATATCGAAGAACGAGAAGCCATGTCCGCCCGCATCCAACTTGAGTGCAAATGCGTAGCAAGGATAAAGAATGTTATCTCAAATGAACTTGGAAAACCCGTCAGGGTAGATGCCAGGGAAATCTCATGCTATGAAGCTAGATAACAGTCGATATGAAGCTAGATAACAGTCCTTATCGATTACTGTGTCTAGCTTAATATACTCAGTTAAAAGAGCTTTAAAAACGTTCACTTTTAATTTTTAAATGTTTTTTGAAAAATGCTTTAAATTATAAAGAACAGCTTCTAAAAAGAGAAATATCAAGGGTGCTGGAAATTTCCAGCACTCCTGCATTTAAAATTCTACCTTAAATCATTTAAAATTCTTCAGACATTTCGCCGCCTGGACCTTCTGGGCCGCCGCCTGGACCCTGACCTGCTTTTTCACCGGCTGAGGCAATCACATCATCGATTCTGAGAATCATAATTGCTGCCTCAGTAGCTGCATTGATTGCCTGAGTCTTGACTCTCAGAGGTTCGACAACATCGTTCTCGTACATGTCCTCGACTTTGCCGGTATAGACATTAAGCCCTGCACGCTTGTTACCTTTCTCATGCTGGGAGCGCAGTTCCACAAGCATATCAATCGGGTCAAGTCCTGCGTTTTCTGCAAGGGTGTGAGGAATAACCTCAAGAGACTCGGCAAATTTCATTACAGCAAGCTGCTCCCTGCCCTTAAGGGTTGCTGCATATTCTTTGAGCCTGAGGGACAGTTCGATCTCGGGTGAGCCGCCGCCCACAACAATCTTCTGATCTTCAAGAGCAACGCCCACTACTCGGAGAGCATCTTCGAGTGCTCTATCAAGTACTTCCACAACATGCTCGGTTCCGCCGCGCAGGAGAATTGAGGTGGCTTTGCTGTCCTTGCAGCCTGTAACGAAGGTCATCCTTGAGCCTGTAACGTCTTTCTCTTCAACAAGCCCTGCGTAGCCAAGGTCGGACTCTTCAATCTCGTCAAGGCTGGTGATAATCCTTGCACCTGTTGCTCTGGCAAGCTTTTCCATGTCGCTCTTCTTTACCCTGCGCATGGCAAAGATTCCTGCTTTTGTCAGATAATACTGGGCAAGGTCATCAATTCCCTTCTGGCAGAAAACAACGTTTGCGCCTGTGTTGATTACTTTATTCACAATTTCCTTGAGCATTGCCTCTTCCTGGTCTAAGAAGAGCTGCATCTGGTCAGGAGTGGTGATCTTTATTTCTGCTTTGGTCTCGGTCTTCTTGAGTTCTATGGGAACGCTTAGGAGCAAGATTTTTGCATTCTCCACGACCTCAGGCATGGCTGGATGGACGCGCTCTTTGTCGATAATTACACCATCAACAATCTCAGAGTCCTTGATGCTTCCGCCCGGTCTCTTTTCGACCTTGATGTCCTCGATGTCCACAGTAATCTTCCCATCTTCGCTTCTCTCAGCAACTGAGGTCACAGCCTTGACTGCAAGACTGGAAAGATGATCCTTGTGGGATTCTGCACCTTTTCCCGTTATGGCTGTTGCTGCAATCTTTTTGAGAGTTTCGGTGTCTTCTGGAGATGCACTGATAGTGATGGTATCGATTATCTTTATAGCCTGATCTGCTGCAAGCCTGTAGCCGTTTGCAATTACTGTGGGGTGAACTCCACTTTCCAGCAGGTCCTCAGCCTTTGTCAGGAGTTCCCCTGCAAGTACGGCTGCAGTGGTGGTTCCGTCTCCAACTTCAGCATCCTGGGTCTTGGCTACTTCAACGATCATCTTTGCACCAGGGTGCTCGATGTCCATTTCTTTGAGGATTGTTGCTCCGTCGTTGGTGATAACAACGTCACCTAAGGAGTCTACAAGCATCTTGTCCATACCCTTGGGACCAAGAGTGGTTCTTACCGCTTCAGCAACCGCTTTTGCGGCCATAATATTGTTGTGCTGGGCATCGGAACCATGGGTCCTCTTGCTGCCTTCCCTTAAAATAAAGATCGGTTGTGCTGCCAAGCTTCAATCTCCTTTTATGATTATGAATTTTTATAAATTTTTATTAATTGAATTCCTGAGCACGTTATCTTTGTGCATAATTTTCCTATTCTTAATGCAAGCACTTCTATATAAGAATTACTCTGGAGCACAAGTTTTGGATCTCAAAAACAAGATCTCCTGGATCTTTTAATACCCGAGTGACCAATGTGCGTGTAAATCACGCCTCTAGCCCATACACACATTAAAAATTATAATGCTATTACCAAAGGCTTTATACATATATTAACGATAAATTTATAAATATAATGGTATAATATTAATGTGCCATGTAAATCTCCCTTTCTGTGATGTGATTGTGCTGCCAGCCTGAGCATATCATGTCACAGATGGAGATTATATTACATGAGAATACTGAAGTATTTTTGTGACTTTTCTGCTCTCAGAACTGGCTATTTATCTTTAAATACCTTCATAAAAGTTGTATTTTCAGAGGTTTCACCCTCGACGTTAGCTCCGTACGTTTTAAATAAACTTTCTGAAGAGGAGCGATTTTAAGTTTTGGGATCAGCTCAAAAATTAAGTCGAAAGAACTATCACTTTCCTTTCAACTTTTCCACATATCATGGACTGAAAAGATACTGGAATCGCTGCTATTTATCTGCAGCATAAGCTCAACCACAAGGTCAGTCTTATAAAAAAATAAAGTCGCCGAACTTTAGAAACTCAGGGCATCTTTAGGACAGGCACTCACACAGCGTCCGCATTTGATACAGTCGGGTATTATATCGTTCTCACGGATTTTAAGTTGCATTGGGCAAACCTTATCACATTTGCTGCAGTTAACGCATTTTTCATATACGAGTTTAAGAGGATACTTCTTTCCGCCAATAAGGCGCTGAGCTGTTCCCATTGGGCAGAAAGAACACCAGGCTCTCGGGCTCAGGTAAATGCCCAGAAGAACAGCGATTGCAGTTGTCACCAGACACATGATTACAAACACCATGCCTATTTTCTCAAAAGTATTGAGGCTTCCGAGGATGCTTGTAATCCTGTGCCCCATAAAACCCATTAGCAGGAAAAAGATTGGCAGGCGGACCCACAGGCTCCGTAGAGTGTCTGGGATCTTCTTTTTCCTTGAGATTTTATCGACCCAGAAATCAACAAAGCTTCCCCTGGGACAGAGATTTCCGCAGAACCAGCGACCTCTGAAAGGACTGCTAAGGAAGATCGCGGCAAAAATCAGCAGCATAAAATACCCGAAAGCAGGATACCAGAGACCTCCGATAGAAACAATAAGAACCAGAATTCCCAGGTAAGGTGTTATTTTAAGCAAATTAATCAACCACCGTTTTCCCATTTTTCAAGTTCCTGTTCTAGCCGGTCAGCCCAGGAATTCACCACAGTCATTATAATATTTTTTATTTTAGCCCTTGAGTTGACCTTATACTTATAAACATAACCTCCTCCGTCCAGGTTTTGTTGCGACCTCTGTAGAATTTCCTTTTCATGTAATTTTTTGACAGAGCGCTGGATTGTAGAAATATCCAGTTTCAGAGCTTTTGAAAGATAGTCTGTGTCAAACCACTGCTCTTCTTCGTTTAAGAAATATTTCATAACATTCAGGTCTGCCTTTGTAAGGTTAAGGGCGCACTTGATCACATCTTCGATTTTGAACTCTTTACAGGCAAAGTCTATCATTTCGATCCCTCTGGAGTACTACAGTACTGTAATATTATTGCCGTAGTATATATACGATGCCAAGTACTGTATTCTCCAGCCAGAATTAGAAAGTACTGCATTTTTTATTGCTTTCTTGCGTTACCGACGTGCAAAAATAAAAGTCTATAAGAAGATGGAAACAGAACAGGGTATAATAT
The Methanosarcina thermophila TM-1 genome window above contains:
- a CDS encoding UbiA prenyltransferase family protein, which translates into the protein MSLTARIGELSPYLQLLRPELYYMDLTLPASSAILASYLATGGLPEFLPFMIAVIGGFAAITSSYVFNDCCDIDIDTINLPGRPLPSSRVSKNSALAYALFLLGIAGAAAAYLNPESLIVLFIAAGTITIYSAFAKRNTFLSFLPVGISYGLVPIGVWLAFDPAGILKGNDGVILPLPAICFGLMICVTDWAFTLGGVSRDVEGDRLKGAPTLPVTFGIPFTARFVTFWWVVGVIASLIIGWSAQLGPVYFAGALASGLWMLAQCLDFIKHPTPERGGTLFLNGSNYRAIMFGSMILDVVLCIYAGVYTSILW
- the tgtA gene encoding tRNA guanosine(15) transglycosylase TgtA; its protein translation is MSAIFEILGKDAGGRIGRLRTPHGTVETPTVMPVINPNIQLIPPKEMRNFGAEILITNSYIIYRKEELRSVALEKGLHGLLDFDGPIMTDSGSFQLSVYGSVEVTNEEILEFQQKIGSDIIVPLDIPTPPDVHFRRAEEELAVTAERLEAARRLIQGEQLLAGPVQGSTYPELREKAASYLKDLHFEVYPLGAVVPLMEAYRYTELVDVIAASKRGLSPASPVHLFGAGHPMMFALAVALGCDLFDSAAYALYAKDGRYITVNGTYHVEKLNYLPCSCPVCSRYSADELRKADNREELLARHNLYATFAEIRLIKQCIKDGKLLELVEQRCRAHPKLLDGLKELYSHSPWLEQLDPATKGTFFYCGPESASRPEVLRFGKRLDRFNLEGSVIIRTTPVKGEKDYDQILIFKAPFGAFPAEMEEVYPFNAEVPKFPDYEALTTALSNTLKLIELNPQAEFTFICEKEFSHPLIDEINKKAKLVYREDWREE
- a CDS encoding pyruvate kinase alpha/beta domain-containing protein, which encodes MEKSILYFDNVGEQNTEAVIEAAAKRAAELQISHIVVASTSGKTALKMAEAVKGSGIKVIGISHQYGQKEKGKWEVEEEYKKKLEALGAVIATQSHMFSGIERSITKKFGGYSRAEVISDTLRSLFGKGFKVAIEVAIMAADSGYIPVSDNTEIIAIGGTRQGADVALVLRPAHSIDFFSLQVREIIAMPRAKED
- a CDS encoding proteasome assembly chaperone family protein; its protein translation is MSSTDYDNNDVRIITKPVRSKNPVLIEGFPGIGLVGNIASQHIIEELRMEYIGSIDSRYFPSIAVLYEGLINMPVRIYEKVEHNLIVVISDIPISHTVSYDVSNALVDWAESINVREIASIAGIAILNGGHKVFGAATTPEMLDRIRDKVEIFQMGTISGISGSVMAECLQRGIPAFSLLGATRTQNPDPRAASAVIEVLNELYGFSISTARLIEQAERIETELQRLAEEVQTVEQKGEVRKEFPMYG
- a CDS encoding DUF473 domain-containing protein, with protein sequence MEYIALTGIADSLIEVLKRHHLRTLEIRSPQNFVGVLGLNAGDSVLLTSTSLQDLTDGTQGLIAKVLQKQVSVHSVVSSNELYIEEREAMSARIQLECKCVARIKNVISNELGKPVRVDAREISCYEAR
- the thsB gene encoding thermosome subunit beta, which encodes MAAQPIFILREGSKRTHGSDAQHNNIMAAKAVAEAVRTTLGPKGMDKMLVDSLGDVVITNDGATILKEMDIEHPGAKMIVEVAKTQDAEVGDGTTTAAVLAGELLTKAEDLLESGVHPTVIANGYRLAADQAIKIIDTITISASPEDTETLKKIAATAITGKGAESHKDHLSSLAVKAVTSVAERSEDGKITVDIEDIKVEKRPGGSIKDSEIVDGVIIDKERVHPAMPEVVENAKILLLSVPIELKKTETKAEIKITTPDQMQLFLDQEEAMLKEIVNKVINTGANVVFCQKGIDDLAQYYLTKAGIFAMRRVKKSDMEKLARATGARIITSLDEIEESDLGYAGLVEEKDVTGSRMTFVTGCKDSKATSILLRGGTEHVVEVLDRALEDALRVVGVALEDQKIVVGGGSPEIELSLRLKEYAATLKGREQLAVMKFAESLEVIPHTLAENAGLDPIDMLVELRSQHEKGNKRAGLNVYTGKVEDMYENDVVEPLRVKTQAINAATEAAIMILRIDDVIASAGEKAGQGPGGGPEGPGGEMSEEF
- a CDS encoding 4Fe-4S binding protein, translated to MLKITPYLGILVLIVSIGGLWYPAFGYFMLLIFAAIFLSSPFRGRWFCGNLCPRGSFVDFWVDKISRKKKIPDTLRSLWVRLPIFFLLMGFMGHRITSILGSLNTFEKIGMVFVIMCLVTTAIAVLLGIYLSPRAWCSFCPMGTAQRLIGGKKYPLKLVYEKCVNCSKCDKVCPMQLKIRENDIIPDCIKCGRCVSACPKDALSF
- a CDS encoding helix-turn-helix domain-containing protein; this translates as MIDFACKEFKIEDVIKCALNLTKADLNVMKYFLNEEEQWFDTDYLSKALKLDISTIQRSVKKLHEKEILQRSQQNLDGGGYVYKYKVNSRAKIKNIIMTVVNSWADRLEQELEKWENGG